From one Papio anubis isolate 15944 chromosome 12, Panubis1.0, whole genome shotgun sequence genomic stretch:
- the C12H11orf21 gene encoding LOW QUALITY PROTEIN: uncharacterized protein C11orf21 homolog (The sequence of the model RefSeq protein was modified relative to this genomic sequence to represent the inferred CDS: inserted 1 base in 1 codon; substituted 1 base at 1 genomic stop codon) encodes MGRAGCGMQRKQCLGKRSAVPRWPHLSSQSGVKLPDRWTGTLGWPSRDQEAAGXGMPPAAAQPSAHDTLVPPATAHETTDHPALHWLACCCCLSLPGQLPLVIRLGWDXGRLCPWARRWQPLPS; translated from the exons AtgggcagggctgggtgtgggATGCAGAGGAAACAGTGCCTGGGGAAGAGGAG CGCTGTGCCCAGGTGGCCTCACTTGTCATCTCAAAGTGGCGTCAAACTCCCGGACAGGTGGACGGGAACCCTAGGCTGGCCCTCCAGAGACCAG GAGGCCGCTGGCTGAGGGATGCCACCTGCAGCTGCCCAGCCCTCCGCCCATGACACCCTTGTTCCACCTGCCACCGCTCATGAAACTACGGATCACCCAGCTCTGCACTGGCTTGCCTGCTGCTGCTGTCTCAGTTTACCTGGGCAGTTGCCCCTGGTTATCCGGCTGGGGTGGG TTGGGAGGCTGTGTCCTTGGGCCAGGAGGTGGCAGCCTCTACCTTCCTGA